In Zingiber officinale cultivar Zhangliang chromosome 1A, Zo_v1.1, whole genome shotgun sequence, a genomic segment contains:
- the LOC122002187 gene encoding uncharacterized protein LOC122002187 gives QFWGYSAVPFRSRCLSLPSLPWLVFCSLLRFSSLLLSSPLLSMATKHLSIPLFLLLIVSPLLFFSSSLPWGGDDAASWKAPLRAMDLLPLLPRRVAWPLLRSLRSAVDLLPTFVGSASSPDADLEWKGACFHKNTAWMEFHNKSKSQFGGGTLHIKISNAHSWTCMDLYVFATPYRVTWDYYLLSREHTLDFHMWEGEAEYEYVKNHGVSIFLMESGMIGTLQALWDVFPLFTNTGWGESSNLAFLEKHMGTTFEQRPQPWISTINVNDIHSGDFLAISKIRGRWGGFETLEKWVSGAYAGHTAVCLKDSEGKLWIGESGHENEKGEDIIVILPWEEWWEFELTKDDSNPHIALLPLHPDIRAKFNNTAAWEYAKSMSNKPYGYHNMIFSWIDTISGNYPPPLDSHVVASVMTMWNKIQPAYAANMWNEALNKRLGTEGFDLPEIIVEAEKNGTSFDELLTIPEQDDWIYSDGKSTSCVAFILELYKAAGLFDPIASSIQVTEFTIRDAYTLNFFESNSSRLPEWCNKYDDVKLPYCQIKGRYRMELPDYNSMEPYPHMNERCPSLPPYYERTSYC, from the exons CAATTCTGGGGTTATTCTGCAGTACCTTTTCGTTCTCGCTGTCTTTCGTTGCCTTCTTTGCCTTGGCTCGTCTTCTGTTCCCTGCTccgtttctcttctcttctcctctcctctcctctcctctccatgGCCACGAAGCATCTCTctatccctctcttcctcctcctaattgtctcccctcttctcttcttctcctcctctttacCTTGGGGTGGGGACGATGCGGCATCGTGGAAGGCCCCGCTCCGTGCCATGGATCTGCTCCCCCTCCTCCCCCGGAGAGTGGCGTGGCCCCTCCTCCGATCGCTCCGTAGCGCAGTTGACCTCCTCCCCACCTTCGTTGGCTCCGCATCCTCTCCTGACGCTGACCTCGAATGGAAGGGCGCCTGCTTTCACAAGAACACCGCGTGGATGGAGTTCCACAACAAGAGCAAGTCCCAATTCGGCGGCGGTACGCTCCATATCAAG ataAGCAATGCTCATAGTTGGACTTGCATGGACCTTTATGTGTTTGCTACACCATATCGTGTGACATGGGATTACTACCTTTTGTCTCGGGAACATACTCTTGATTTTCACATGTGGGAAGGGGAAGCTGAATATGAATAT GTGAAAAATCATGGAGTGTCAATTTTTCTTATGGAATCTGGAATGATTGGAACTCTTCAGGCATTGTGGGATGTCTTTCCTCTATTTACAAATACTGGATGGGGTGAAAGTTCAAATCTTGCTTTCCTTGAGAAGCATATGGGAACTACATTTGAGCAACGACCTCAACCGTGGATTTCAACTATCAATGTTAATGATATTCATTCAGGAGACTTCTTGGCTATCTCGAAAATTCGTGGACGTTGGGGTGGATTTGAAACTTTGGAAAAGTGGGTCAGTGGGGCCTATGCTGGCCACACTGCAGTTTGCCTAAAGGATTCTGAAGGAAAACTTTGGATTGGTGAATCAGGTCATGAAAATGAGAAG GGAGAGGATATAATAGTCATTCTACCATGGGAAGAATGGTGGGAATTTGAGCTCACTAAAGATGACTCAAATCCACACATTGCATTGCTTCCACTCCATCCAGATATCAGAGCAAAATTTAACAACACTGCAGCTTGGGAGTATGCTAAAAGCATGTCAAATAAGCCATATGGGTATCATAACATGATCTTCAGCTGGATAGATACTATAAGTGGGAACTATCCACCACCTCTTGATTCGCATGTG GTGGCTTCTGTGATGACCATGTGGAATAAAATCCAGCCAGCCTATGCTGCAAATATGTGGAATGAAGCCCTAAACAAGCGGCTTGGAACTGAG GGTTTTGATCTGCCTGAAATCATTGTTGAAGCTGAAAAGAATGGTACTTCTTTTGACGAGTTATTGACAATTCCTGAACAAGATGATTGGATCTACTCCGATGGTAAATCAACATCATGTGTTGCTTTCATTCTCGAACTGTACAAGGCAGCAGGATTGTTCGACCCGATTGCCAGCTCTATACAAGTGACTGAATTCACT ATCAGAGATGCCTACACCCTCAATTTTTTCGAGAGCAACTCGAGCCGTCTGCCGGAGTGGTGCAACAAATACGATGATGTGAAACTTCCTTATTGTCAAATTAAGGGCAGATATCGGATGGAACTACCAGATTACAATAGCATGGAGCCATACCCTCACATGAATGAGAGATGCCCATCACTACCACCATATTATGAGAGGACGAGTTATTGCTGA
- the LOC122002177 gene encoding uncharacterized protein LOC122002177: protein MGNCIDSERPATWVDEEDEWESQSPSWRHERQREGRISLLNRSEEEVEEENRRKRTATTKIKIKVSKKQLEELLHQVNGDRPVAFRRILAELASESWREARREQEDQAGHWRPELQSIPEVPE from the coding sequence ATGGGGAACTGCATCGACTCGGAGAGGCCGGCGACGTGGGTGGACGAGGAGGACGAGTGGGAATCCCAAAGCCCAAGCTGGCGCCACGAGAGGCAGAGAGAAGGCAGGATCAGTTTACTAAATAGgtcggaggaggaggtggaagaAGAGAACAGGAGGAAGAGGACTGCGACGACAAAGATCAAGATCAAAGTAAGCAAGAAGCAATTAGAGGAGCTGCTACATCAGGTCAACGGCGATCGGCCGGTGGCGTTCCGGCGAATTCTGGCGGAACTGGCGAGTGAATCGTGGAGGGAGGCCCGCCGTGAGCAAGAAGATCAGGCCGGGCATTGGAGGCCAGAGCTGCAAAGCATACCGGAAGTGCCTgagtga